From Diaminobutyricibacter sp. McL0608, one genomic window encodes:
- a CDS encoding SGNH/GDSL hydrolase family protein has protein sequence MRVRRERIPAVLAAGVLLVAVSLAVGVASATGRPTIVAHTTEASATGPTVVAIGDSIMEGHGLHPGQAWPALLAQEYGWRLTNLASDGSGFVTPGDNGDTFADQVAVAARLNPSIVFVSGSSNDLGSDDTMIAGETAATIRALHAALPRAEILAVSPVWNDKNVPPQLDDIDLDVVRAVSAVGGRALDIGQPLFGKPALMQSDDVHPTPAGQQVIAAAVSKALQRPAA, from the coding sequence ATGCGTGTGCGGCGGGAGAGGATTCCGGCAGTTCTGGCTGCCGGCGTGCTGCTCGTCGCCGTGTCGCTCGCTGTCGGCGTCGCGTCCGCCACGGGGCGGCCGACGATCGTCGCGCACACCACGGAAGCCAGCGCGACGGGACCGACCGTGGTCGCCATCGGCGATTCGATCATGGAAGGCCATGGCCTCCACCCCGGTCAGGCCTGGCCGGCCCTCCTTGCGCAGGAGTACGGCTGGCGGCTCACCAACCTCGCAAGCGACGGCTCCGGTTTCGTGACGCCGGGCGACAACGGGGACACGTTCGCCGACCAGGTGGCGGTCGCGGCCCGCCTGAATCCGTCGATCGTGTTCGTGTCGGGGAGCAGCAACGATCTGGGAAGCGACGACACGATGATCGCAGGTGAGACGGCTGCGACGATCCGCGCTCTCCACGCAGCGCTGCCGCGGGCGGAGATCCTCGCGGTGAGCCCCGTCTGGAACGACAAGAACGTCCCGCCCCAGCTGGACGACATCGACCTCGACGTCGTGCGCGCCGTCTCCGCCGTCGGCGGCCGTGCGCTGGACATCGGCCAGCCCCTGTTCGGCAAGCCGGCGTTGATGCAGTCCGACGACGTGCATCCGACGCCCGCCGGCCAGCAGGTGATCGCAGCGGCCGTCTCGAAGGCGCTCCAGCGTCCTGCAGCGTGA
- the nusA gene encoding transcription termination factor NusA → MDIDLSVLRLMEREREIPFDELVQIIEQAILTAYLKHTNQPDHRHGHTDQPPAARVHLDRKTGHVSVYVPELDDEGNVIGEAEDSPSDFGRIAAFAAKQVINQRLRDIADDAVLGEFRGREGDIVAGVIQQGPNPRMIHVDLGSVEAILPPEEQVPGEEYTHGSRIRVYVTSVSKGLKGPSITVSRTHPALVRKLFALEVPEIASGVVEIVSLAREAGHRTKIAVRATQPGVNAKGACIGELGQRVRAVTAELNNEKIDIVDYSPDLATFVSSALSPAKVTSAFVIDESLKAVRALVPDYQLSLAIGKEGQNARLAAKLTGAKIDIQPDSILDEE, encoded by the coding sequence ATGGACATCGACCTCAGCGTCTTGCGTCTCATGGAGCGCGAACGAGAGATTCCCTTCGACGAGCTGGTGCAGATCATCGAACAGGCGATCCTGACTGCGTATCTGAAGCACACCAACCAGCCTGATCACCGTCACGGACACACGGACCAGCCGCCTGCAGCGCGCGTACACCTTGATCGAAAGACCGGTCACGTGTCCGTCTACGTTCCGGAGCTGGACGACGAGGGAAACGTCATCGGCGAGGCCGAGGACAGCCCGAGCGACTTCGGCCGGATCGCGGCGTTCGCAGCCAAGCAGGTCATCAACCAGCGGTTGCGTGACATCGCTGACGACGCTGTACTCGGCGAGTTCCGCGGGCGCGAGGGCGACATCGTCGCGGGCGTGATCCAGCAGGGTCCGAACCCGCGCATGATCCACGTCGACCTGGGCAGCGTCGAAGCGATCCTTCCGCCTGAGGAGCAGGTTCCCGGTGAGGAGTACACGCACGGTTCGCGCATCCGCGTCTACGTCACCAGCGTGTCGAAGGGGCTGAAGGGGCCGTCGATCACGGTGTCGCGCACGCACCCGGCGCTTGTCCGCAAGCTGTTCGCGCTCGAGGTTCCCGAGATCGCGAGCGGCGTGGTCGAGATCGTGTCGCTGGCCCGCGAGGCCGGGCACCGTACGAAGATCGCGGTGCGGGCGACGCAGCCCGGGGTCAACGCGAAGGGCGCCTGCATCGGCGAGCTCGGGCAACGTGTGCGCGCGGTGACGGCGGAGCTGAACAACGAGAAGATCGACATCGTCGACTACTCGCCCGATCTCGCGACCTTCGTGTCGAGTGCCCTGTCGCCGGCGAAGGTGACCAGTGCCTTCGTGATCGACGAGTCGCTCAAGGCTGTGCGTGCGCTCGTTCCCGACTACCAGCTCTCTCTCGCGATCGGCAAGGAGGGCCAGAACGCCCGTCTGGCCGCCAAACTGACGGGCGCGAAGATCGACATTCAGCCGGACTCGATCCTCGACGAAGAGTAA
- a CDS encoding M50 family metallopeptidase — protein sequence MESVLLFILGVAIMVVGLALSIGLHEIGHLVPAKLFGVKVTQYMIGFGKTLFSFRKGETQYGVKAIPLGGYISMIGMFPPGKNGEGARDATTGFMQNMVQDAREQSAQTIKTGEDSRAFYRLPVAKRIVIMLGGPVMNLLIGIALFAILLCGFGTAQNSTTVATVSTCLISPTATNQTCSASDPAAPAYDAGIRPGDRIVSIDGTAITSWDQSTAIIQKSADQALTVVVERDGTRHTFTVTPAMTTKYVTNAQGAVQKDASGTSETVQAGFIGIGPLRELVPQPPTAVLPAVGTQIGAVGGMIVDLPQRMVGVWNAAFGPGERDPNGPISVVGVGRAAGELTALNNVPVVDKVYTMIGLLASLNIALFVFNLIPLLPLDGGHIAGALWEGIRRSWAKLFKKRDPGPVDMAKLMPLTMAVVVVLGGMSLLLIYADIVKPVNLFG from the coding sequence GTGGAATCCGTGCTTCTCTTCATCCTCGGCGTCGCCATCATGGTGGTCGGCCTCGCCCTGTCGATCGGCCTGCACGAGATCGGGCACCTGGTTCCCGCGAAGCTCTTCGGCGTCAAGGTCACCCAGTACATGATCGGGTTCGGCAAGACGCTCTTCTCGTTCCGCAAGGGCGAGACCCAGTACGGGGTCAAAGCCATCCCGCTCGGCGGCTACATCTCGATGATCGGCATGTTCCCTCCCGGCAAGAACGGTGAGGGCGCACGCGACGCGACCACAGGGTTCATGCAGAACATGGTGCAGGATGCGCGTGAGCAGAGCGCACAGACCATCAAGACCGGCGAGGACAGCCGGGCCTTCTACCGCCTCCCGGTCGCCAAGCGCATCGTCATCATGCTCGGCGGCCCGGTGATGAACCTGCTCATCGGCATCGCGCTGTTCGCCATTCTGCTGTGCGGGTTCGGCACGGCGCAGAACAGCACCACGGTCGCCACGGTGAGCACCTGTCTCATCTCCCCGACCGCCACGAACCAGACGTGCAGCGCGTCCGACCCGGCCGCGCCCGCCTATGACGCCGGTATTCGACCGGGCGACCGCATCGTCAGCATCGACGGCACCGCGATCACCAGCTGGGACCAGTCGACCGCCATCATCCAGAAGTCGGCCGACCAGGCCTTGACCGTCGTCGTCGAGCGCGACGGAACCCGGCACACCTTCACGGTGACGCCCGCCATGACGACGAAGTACGTGACGAACGCGCAGGGCGCGGTGCAGAAGGATGCGAGCGGCACGTCCGAGACCGTGCAGGCCGGGTTCATCGGGATCGGTCCGCTTCGTGAACTCGTACCGCAGCCGCCCACCGCTGTCCTTCCGGCCGTCGGCACGCAGATCGGCGCCGTCGGCGGAATGATCGTCGACCTGCCGCAGCGCATGGTCGGCGTCTGGAACGCGGCCTTCGGGCCGGGTGAGCGCGACCCGAATGGCCCGATCAGCGTGGTCGGCGTCGGTCGCGCGGCGGGCGAGCTCACCGCGCTCAACAACGTTCCGGTCGTCGACAAGGTGTACACGATGATCGGGCTGCTCGCTTCGCTGAACATCGCGCTGTTCGTGTTCAACCTGATCCCGCTGCTCCCGCTCGACGGCGGTCACATCGCCGGGGCGCTGTGGGAGGGCATCCGCCGCAGCTGGGCGAAACTGTTCAAGAAGCGCGACCCGGGGCCCGTCGACATGGCGAAACTGATGCCATTGACCATGGCGGTGGTGGTCGTGCTCGGCGGCATGAGCCTGCTGCTCATCTACGCGGACATCGTCAAGCCGGTCAACCTCTTCGGCTGA
- a CDS encoding cell wall-binding repeat-containing protein, which translates to MPRERNTGWGRALRVALAAGTAVTLLTLAAVSPASGATVAWPQFGDGPAHSGVNSSETSIAPTTVGNMKPTFTASLPGVADGPPVYQPGVVTASGTRDLLFLTTKTGWIVALDASTGSTVWSRQTGPGGCTINNGGTPCYTTSSPAIDPSAKYVYSYGLDGRVHKYATGTGVEVVAAPWPEVTTTKPFDEKSSPALTIATVGATSYLYAANGGYPGDRGDYQGHVTTINLATGTQTVFNTLCSDKTIHFTETAATDCPQVQSAVWARPSVDYDAATQLIYFTTGNSVFDGVHNWGDTVLAIHPDGTGAGGGPVDSYTPTNQTQLNTSDLDLGSTSPEIVTAPPGSTVANLGVQGGKDAMLRLLDLANLSGKGGPGHLGGELQLLGVPQGGMVLTQPAAWTDPATGTSWVFVANGSGLSALKVVAGAGGKPQLTAGWTHTGSAFGGTTPIVAGGVLFYLTNGGARALDPATGLTLWTDTSGTVGLHWQSPIVVNGHLYYADGSGKVRAFSVPVKTSSRLSGLDRYATGAAVSAATFAPGVPVAYVATGMGFADALSGSAAAGAGRGPVLLVPPTNIPSAVAAELTRLHPARIVVLGGTGAVSAAVENQLSSFASATRVAGGDRYATSAAISSTAFASGPHPVAYIASGEDFPDALSGGALAAGATGGGPLLLVTRDAIPAAITTELNRLRPSKIVVLGGPGAVGAAVRATLGARAPVTTLSGADRYATSAAVADGFPAAASSVYIAVGTSYPDGLAAAAAAGNRNAPVLLVTQHSIPAVTAGALTRLQPNSIIVVGGTAAIDNGVQTALGAYVH; encoded by the coding sequence GACGGACCTGCTCATTCGGGAGTGAACTCGTCGGAGACCTCGATCGCTCCGACCACGGTCGGCAACATGAAACCGACATTTACAGCGTCGCTGCCCGGCGTGGCCGATGGACCGCCTGTGTATCAGCCGGGAGTCGTCACCGCCTCCGGCACTCGCGACCTGCTGTTCCTCACGACCAAGACAGGGTGGATCGTCGCTCTCGATGCCTCCACCGGATCGACGGTGTGGTCGCGCCAGACCGGCCCGGGCGGCTGCACCATCAACAACGGCGGCACTCCGTGCTACACGACCTCGTCACCGGCCATCGACCCGAGCGCGAAATACGTCTACTCGTACGGGCTGGACGGCCGCGTGCACAAGTACGCGACCGGCACGGGGGTGGAGGTCGTCGCCGCGCCCTGGCCAGAAGTCACCACCACGAAGCCGTTCGACGAGAAGAGCTCCCCCGCACTGACCATCGCGACCGTCGGCGCGACCTCGTACCTGTATGCGGCGAACGGAGGCTATCCGGGCGATCGCGGGGACTACCAGGGCCACGTGACCACGATCAACCTCGCGACAGGCACGCAGACCGTGTTCAACACGCTGTGCAGCGATAAGACGATCCATTTCACAGAGACGGCTGCCACCGACTGCCCGCAGGTCCAGTCCGCCGTCTGGGCACGGCCAAGCGTCGACTACGACGCTGCCACGCAGCTGATCTACTTCACGACAGGCAACTCCGTCTTCGACGGAGTACACAACTGGGGCGATACCGTTCTCGCCATCCACCCGGATGGAACGGGAGCGGGCGGCGGTCCGGTCGACAGTTACACACCCACCAACCAGACGCAGCTCAACACGTCAGACCTCGACCTCGGAAGCACATCGCCCGAGATCGTGACAGCGCCGCCCGGATCGACGGTGGCGAATCTCGGCGTCCAGGGGGGCAAGGATGCGATGCTGCGCCTGCTGGATCTGGCGAACCTGAGCGGAAAGGGCGGCCCCGGCCACCTCGGCGGGGAGCTGCAGCTGCTGGGCGTCCCCCAGGGTGGCATGGTGCTGACCCAGCCGGCCGCGTGGACCGACCCTGCGACGGGGACGTCCTGGGTGTTCGTGGCCAACGGCAGCGGACTCTCCGCGCTCAAAGTCGTCGCGGGTGCCGGGGGCAAGCCACAGTTGACTGCCGGGTGGACGCACACCGGGAGTGCTTTCGGCGGCACGACGCCGATCGTCGCGGGCGGAGTCCTTTTCTATCTGACGAACGGGGGCGCGCGCGCACTCGACCCGGCGACCGGGCTCACCCTGTGGACCGACACCTCGGGCACTGTCGGACTGCACTGGCAGAGTCCGATAGTCGTCAACGGCCACCTCTACTACGCGGACGGCAGTGGAAAGGTGCGGGCGTTCAGTGTTCCCGTGAAGACATCCTCACGGCTGTCCGGCCTCGACCGTTACGCGACGGGCGCTGCCGTGTCGGCGGCGACGTTCGCACCGGGAGTGCCGGTCGCCTATGTCGCGACTGGTATGGGCTTCGCGGATGCGCTCTCAGGATCCGCCGCGGCAGGTGCTGGCCGCGGACCTGTGCTCCTCGTCCCGCCCACGAACATCCCGTCGGCCGTCGCCGCCGAACTGACCCGGCTGCATCCGGCCAGAATCGTCGTGCTCGGCGGCACGGGTGCGGTGAGTGCCGCTGTCGAGAACCAGCTCAGCTCGTTCGCAAGCGCGACCAGGGTAGCCGGGGGCGACCGCTATGCGACCAGCGCTGCGATCTCGTCGACCGCGTTCGCGTCGGGGCCGCACCCTGTGGCGTACATCGCGAGCGGCGAGGACTTCCCGGATGCGCTCTCCGGCGGTGCGCTCGCTGCGGGCGCGACCGGCGGCGGTCCCCTGCTGCTGGTCACCCGGGACGCCATCCCTGCCGCGATCACCACCGAACTCAACCGCCTGCGACCTTCGAAGATCGTCGTACTCGGGGGTCCAGGCGCCGTCGGAGCAGCCGTCAGGGCGACGCTGGGGGCACGCGCACCGGTGACGACTCTCAGCGGGGCCGACCGTTACGCAACCAGCGCAGCCGTCGCAGACGGGTTCCCTGCAGCGGCATCGTCCGTCTACATCGCCGTCGGAACGTCGTACCCGGATGGGCTCGCGGCGGCAGCAGCCGCAGGAAACCGGAATGCGCCCGTGCTACTCGTCACACAGCACTCGATCCCGGCTGTCACCGCCGGCGCGCTGACGCGGCTGCAGCCGAACTCGATCATCGTCGTCGGTGGCACCGCCGCGATCGACAACGGCGTTCAGACCGCACTCGGGGCGTACGTGCACTGA
- a CDS encoding DUF1206 domain-containing protein, giving the protein MTAEVKGTARSAENNPAVKILARVGNVAVGIVHILIGGIAISIAFGTGGEADQSGAFNQLMQTPGGVIIVWIVVVGLVALGFWQILQTIVAPGADPKRRWATRLKEAAKGVIYFALAWVGIVVALGGSSNSASSTSSASAKILSTPGGVFLLILIGLLIFGIGVGYVVRGATKRFARDIQTPPGPAGDATITLGVVGYIAKGVALGIVGVLFVVAAVTFDPAKANGLDGALLTLRGLPFGVFILFVVAVGLIAYGVYYCVRAFVVRL; this is encoded by the coding sequence ATGACGGCAGAAGTGAAGGGGACCGCGCGTTCCGCGGAGAACAACCCCGCTGTGAAGATCCTCGCCCGTGTCGGCAATGTCGCCGTCGGGATCGTGCACATCCTGATCGGCGGCATCGCGATCAGCATCGCCTTCGGAACGGGTGGCGAGGCAGACCAGTCAGGGGCGTTCAATCAGCTCATGCAGACGCCCGGAGGTGTGATCATCGTCTGGATCGTCGTCGTCGGGCTTGTGGCGCTCGGTTTCTGGCAGATCCTGCAGACGATCGTGGCGCCGGGAGCGGATCCGAAACGGCGCTGGGCCACCCGGCTGAAGGAAGCCGCCAAGGGCGTCATCTATTTCGCGCTCGCGTGGGTCGGGATCGTGGTCGCCCTGGGAGGATCCTCGAATTCGGCGTCGTCCACCTCGTCGGCGAGCGCGAAGATCCTGAGCACGCCGGGCGGTGTCTTCCTGCTGATCCTGATCGGCCTCCTGATCTTCGGGATCGGCGTGGGGTACGTTGTGCGCGGCGCGACGAAGCGGTTCGCCCGCGACATCCAGACGCCGCCCGGCCCTGCCGGGGATGCGACGATCACGCTCGGTGTCGTCGGCTACATCGCCAAAGGCGTCGCGCTGGGCATCGTCGGTGTGCTCTTCGTGGTCGCCGCAGTGACCTTCGACCCGGCCAAGGCGAACGGTCTGGACGGAGCCCTGCTCACGCTGCGCGGGCTGCCCTTCGGCGTCTTCATCCTGTTCGTGGTCGCCGTCGGGCTGATCGCCTACGGCGTGTACTACTGCGTGCGAGCCTTCGTCGTCCGCCTCTGA
- a CDS encoding proline--tRNA ligase codes for MPTRLSNYFLRTLREDPSDAEVTSHRLLVRAGYIRRQAPGIFAWLPLGLRVKGKIETIIREEMEAAGAHEVHFPALLPRDPYEATGRWEEYGDGIFRLKDRKGGDYLLAPTHEEVFTLLVKDLYSSYKDLPLSIYQIQDKYRDEARPRAGLLRGREFTMKDAYSFDYTDEGLDTSYMAQRDAYERIFSRLGLEYVIVQADAGAMGGSRSEEFLHPTAVGEDTFVRSAGGYAANVEAFTTVAPPTRTYEKLTPAEVLHTPDTPTIQTLVDLANEKHPRPDGRAWSAADTLKNVVLALVHLDGRRELVVVGLPGDRDVDLKRAEVAFAPTEVEQATPEDFLANPGLVKGYIGPWSALGPVLGEDASTGIRYLVDPRVVDGSGWITGANEEGHHVFGLVAGRDFSSDGTVEVAEVHPGDPAPDGSGPVELARGMEIGHVFQLGRKYADALGLKVLDENGKLVTVTMGSYGIGVTRILAILAELNNDDKGLIWPESVAPFDVHVVAAGREPVVFEVAEALTASLEDAGLDVLFDDRPKVSPGVKFGDAELIGVPKIVIVGRSAAEGVVEVWDRRTGERTQVPVAEVAGILSR; via the coding sequence GTGCCCACACGTCTGTCGAACTACTTCCTCCGCACCCTTCGTGAAGACCCCTCCGACGCAGAAGTGACCAGTCACCGGCTGCTCGTCCGTGCCGGCTACATCCGCCGCCAGGCGCCGGGCATCTTCGCGTGGCTTCCGCTCGGTCTGCGCGTCAAGGGCAAGATCGAGACGATCATCCGTGAGGAGATGGAGGCGGCCGGGGCCCACGAGGTGCATTTTCCCGCGCTGCTTCCGCGCGACCCGTATGAGGCCACGGGACGCTGGGAGGAATACGGCGACGGCATCTTCCGGCTCAAGGACCGCAAGGGCGGCGACTATCTCCTCGCTCCGACGCACGAAGAGGTCTTCACCCTGCTGGTGAAAGACCTGTACTCCAGCTACAAAGACCTGCCGCTGTCGATCTACCAGATCCAGGACAAGTACCGCGACGAGGCGCGTCCGCGCGCTGGCCTCCTGCGCGGACGCGAATTCACGATGAAAGACGCGTACTCGTTCGACTACACAGATGAGGGACTCGACACGAGCTACATGGCGCAGCGCGACGCGTATGAGCGCATCTTCTCGCGGCTCGGCCTCGAGTATGTGATCGTGCAGGCCGACGCCGGTGCGATGGGCGGTTCCCGCAGCGAGGAGTTCCTGCACCCGACCGCCGTCGGCGAGGACACCTTCGTTCGCTCCGCCGGGGGCTACGCGGCCAACGTCGAGGCGTTCACCACGGTGGCGCCTCCCACGCGCACCTACGAGAAACTGACGCCTGCCGAGGTGCTCCACACGCCGGATACTCCCACGATCCAGACCCTGGTCGATCTGGCGAACGAGAAGCACCCGCGCCCTGACGGGCGAGCGTGGTCCGCTGCGGACACGCTCAAGAACGTCGTGCTCGCCCTCGTTCACCTCGACGGGCGTCGCGAGCTCGTTGTCGTCGGGTTGCCCGGAGACCGCGACGTCGACCTCAAGCGCGCAGAGGTCGCGTTCGCGCCCACCGAGGTGGAGCAGGCGACCCCGGAGGACTTCCTGGCGAACCCCGGACTCGTGAAGGGGTACATCGGTCCGTGGTCCGCGCTCGGCCCGGTGCTCGGCGAAGACGCCAGCACGGGCATCCGCTACCTCGTCGACCCCCGTGTCGTCGACGGTTCCGGCTGGATCACGGGCGCGAACGAAGAAGGGCACCACGTCTTCGGCCTGGTCGCCGGACGCGACTTCTCAAGTGACGGGACAGTCGAGGTCGCCGAAGTGCACCCCGGAGACCCGGCGCCCGACGGTTCGGGTCCGGTCGAACTCGCCCGCGGCATGGAGATCGGCCATGTCTTCCAGCTCGGCCGCAAGTACGCCGATGCCCTCGGGCTCAAGGTGCTCGACGAGAACGGCAAGCTCGTCACGGTGACGATGGGGTCCTACGGCATCGGCGTGACGCGCATCCTCGCGATCCTCGCCGAGCTCAACAATGACGACAAGGGGCTGATCTGGCCCGAGTCGGTCGCGCCGTTCGACGTGCACGTCGTTGCGGCGGGACGCGAGCCGGTCGTGTTCGAGGTCGCCGAAGCGCTCACCGCCTCCCTCGAGGATGCGGGCCTCGACGTGCTGTTCGACGACCGCCCGAAAGTCTCACCCGGCGTGAAGTTCGGTGACGCCGAACTCATCGGGGTGCCGAAGATCGTCATCGTCGGCCGCAGCGCGGCCGAGGGCGTCGTCGAGGTCTGGGATCGCCGCACGGGCGAGCGCACACAGGTGCCGGTCGCCGAAGTCGCCGGGATCCTGTCCCGCTGA
- the ispG gene encoding flavodoxin-dependent (E)-4-hydroxy-3-methylbut-2-enyl-diphosphate synthase has translation MAAINLGMPKVPEVLAPRRKSRQIRVGKVLVGGDAQISVQSMTTTPTPNINATLQQIAELTASGCDIVRVAVPSRDDAEALPIIAKKSQIPVIADIHFQPNYVYAAIDAGCAGVRVNPGNIRKFDDQVGEIARRAKEAGVSIRIGVNAGSLDPRLLEKYGKATPEALVESAVWEAGLFEEHDFHDFKISVKHNDPIVMVKAYRLLAERGDWPLHLGVTEAGPSFQGTIKSATAFGILLSEGIGDTIRVSLSAPPAEEVKVGLQILQSLNLRERKLEIVSCPSCGRAQVDVYKLANDVTSGLEGMSVPLRVAVMGCVVNGPGEAREADLGVASGNGKGQIFVKGEVIKTVPESEIVATLIAEANRLAAEMPDVTSGEPVVTVS, from the coding sequence GTGGCTGCAATCAATCTGGGAATGCCCAAGGTTCCCGAAGTCCTGGCTCCGCGACGGAAGTCCAGGCAGATCAGAGTCGGCAAAGTCCTCGTCGGCGGCGACGCGCAGATCAGCGTCCAGTCCATGACGACGACGCCGACACCGAACATCAACGCGACGCTCCAGCAGATCGCGGAGCTCACCGCGTCAGGTTGCGACATCGTGCGTGTGGCCGTTCCGAGCCGCGACGATGCCGAAGCCCTTCCGATCATCGCGAAGAAGAGCCAGATCCCGGTGATCGCCGACATCCACTTCCAGCCGAACTACGTCTACGCCGCTATCGATGCCGGGTGTGCCGGAGTGCGTGTGAACCCTGGCAACATCCGCAAGTTCGACGACCAGGTAGGTGAGATCGCCCGCCGCGCCAAGGAGGCCGGGGTCTCCATCCGCATCGGTGTGAACGCCGGCTCTCTCGACCCGCGGCTTCTGGAGAAATACGGCAAGGCGACCCCGGAGGCCCTCGTCGAGTCGGCCGTCTGGGAGGCGGGCCTGTTCGAGGAGCACGACTTCCACGACTTCAAGATCTCGGTCAAGCACAACGACCCGATCGTGATGGTCAAGGCCTATCGTCTTCTGGCCGAGCGCGGCGACTGGCCGCTCCACCTCGGCGTCACCGAGGCGGGCCCGAGTTTCCAGGGCACGATCAAGTCGGCGACCGCCTTCGGGATCCTGCTCTCCGAGGGGATCGGCGATACCATCCGGGTCTCGCTCTCCGCGCCGCCGGCCGAGGAGGTCAAGGTCGGTCTGCAGATCCTGCAGTCGCTCAACCTCCGCGAACGCAAGCTCGAGATCGTCTCCTGCCCCAGCTGCGGCCGGGCTCAGGTCGACGTCTACAAGCTCGCGAACGACGTCACCAGCGGGCTCGAAGGGATGAGTGTTCCGCTTCGCGTCGCGGTCATGGGATGCGTCGTCAACGGCCCCGGTGAAGCACGCGAGGCCGACCTCGGAGTCGCGTCGGGTAACGGCAAGGGGCAGATCTTCGTGAAAGGCGAGGTCATCAAGACCGTGCCGGAGTCCGAGATCGTCGCGACTCTCATCGCGGAGGCCAACCGGCTCGCGGCCGAAATGCCCGACGTGACCAGCGGCGAGCCTGTCGTCACGGTCAGCTGA